The Longimicrobium sp. genome includes a window with the following:
- a CDS encoding DUF4403 family protein has protein sequence MRTRILLIAAALLLGGCRDNVRIPAPATGAAARPVPEPEPSTVNLPVTVDLSSIAEQVEDKVPRGQNREGEWQPLGKFAVVGTVYVKEMWERDPLKLRIIGDRLDVSAHVRYRARIAAHPCAPVVGCRWVQLASCGVDGPMPTLDVGLRTVLSFNRDWTITPKTRAKPVDPGIPCRLTEARIDVTDRVRKLVQGLMDNAAPQVDEKIRAAAQLRERVEGVWATAQQPIRAADDVYLLLQPQAAAATPPTGKGTTVSTTVSITLQPRVVIGDKPEVDTLPLPPGGTTAPGRGFRVALVAELPYEKANEILREELVGREFDVRGHKVKVRAARLYGGGSQVVLAVKVGGEARGELYFVGTPDFDPQTQVVSVPDLDYSVESKQLLPQVADWLLYDDLRDRMRAAAHFAVGDRVDQIRRDVDAALNRNLGRSVRLSGGVDRIRPLGISVFATSLAAVVEADGHAQIHVDVGAPARASSPPADSARR, from the coding sequence TTGCGGACCCGAATCCTGCTGATCGCCGCCGCGCTGCTGCTGGGCGGCTGCCGCGACAACGTGCGCATCCCCGCCCCGGCCACGGGCGCGGCCGCGCGGCCCGTCCCCGAGCCGGAGCCGTCGACCGTCAACCTCCCCGTCACCGTGGACCTCTCTTCCATCGCCGAGCAGGTGGAGGACAAGGTGCCGCGCGGGCAGAACCGCGAGGGCGAGTGGCAGCCGCTGGGGAAGTTCGCCGTGGTCGGCACCGTGTACGTGAAGGAGATGTGGGAGCGCGACCCGCTGAAGCTGCGCATCATCGGCGACCGGCTGGACGTGTCGGCGCACGTGCGCTACCGCGCGCGCATCGCCGCGCATCCGTGCGCGCCGGTGGTGGGATGCCGCTGGGTGCAGCTGGCCTCGTGCGGCGTGGACGGCCCCATGCCCACGCTCGACGTCGGCCTGCGCACCGTGCTCTCCTTCAACCGCGACTGGACCATCACCCCCAAGACCCGCGCGAAGCCGGTGGACCCCGGCATCCCCTGCCGGCTGACCGAGGCGCGCATCGACGTGACCGACCGCGTGCGCAAGCTGGTGCAGGGGCTGATGGACAACGCGGCGCCGCAGGTGGACGAGAAGATCCGCGCCGCCGCGCAGCTCCGGGAGCGCGTCGAGGGCGTCTGGGCCACGGCGCAGCAGCCCATCCGCGCGGCCGACGACGTCTACCTCCTCCTGCAGCCGCAGGCCGCCGCGGCGACCCCGCCCACTGGCAAGGGGACGACGGTGAGCACCACCGTCTCCATCACCCTGCAGCCCAGGGTGGTGATCGGCGACAAGCCCGAGGTCGACACGCTGCCGCTGCCGCCGGGCGGGACCACGGCGCCGGGGCGGGGCTTCCGCGTGGCCCTGGTCGCCGAGCTGCCGTACGAGAAGGCGAACGAGATCCTGCGCGAGGAGCTGGTGGGGCGCGAGTTCGACGTCCGGGGACACAAGGTGAAGGTGCGTGCCGCGCGCCTCTACGGCGGCGGCAGCCAGGTGGTGCTGGCGGTGAAGGTGGGGGGCGAGGCGCGCGGCGAGCTGTACTTCGTGGGCACGCCCGACTTCGACCCGCAGACGCAGGTCGTCTCCGTTCCCGACCTGGACTACTCGGTGGAGAGCAAGCAGCTGCTGCCGCAGGTGGCCGACTGGCTGCTGTACGACGACCTGCGCGACCGGATGCGCGCCGCCGCGCACTTCGCCGTGGGCGACCGCGTGGACCAGATCCGGCGCGACGTGGACGCGGCGCTCAACCGCAACCTGGGGCGCAGCGTACGGCTCTCGGGCGGGGTGGACCGCATCCGGCCGCTGGGGATCTCGGTGTTCGCCACCTCGCTGGCCGCCGTTGTCGAAGCCGACGGCCACGCGCAGATTCACGTGGACGTCGGCGCGCCCGCGCGCGCCTCATCGCCCCCCGCCGATTCCGCCCGCAGATGA
- a CDS encoding SDR family oxidoreductase — protein sequence MSDAPFRDNVVVLTGASAGIGREMALQLARQGAVLVLAARDAAKLGEVADACRALGAKATAVPTDVADEAQCRALVERAVAEHGRIDTLVNNAGIGMWARFDEMKALEPFERIMRVNYLGSVYPTFYALPHLKRTRGRIVAVNSLTGLTGVPTRSGYAASKHAVTGFFGSIRIELEDSGVTVTQVFPGFVATEIRERAFGPDGRPLGEGNSPVREKEVMSAEECARQIIDAAARRKRDVIMTLRGKIGAKLKLISPTLVDRIAKKAIAQGK from the coding sequence ATGAGCGACGCGCCCTTCCGTGACAACGTGGTGGTGCTGACCGGCGCCTCCGCTGGCATCGGCCGCGAGATGGCGCTGCAGCTGGCGCGGCAGGGCGCCGTCCTGGTCCTCGCCGCGCGCGACGCAGCCAAGCTGGGCGAGGTGGCCGACGCCTGCCGCGCGCTCGGCGCGAAGGCGACCGCCGTTCCCACCGACGTGGCCGACGAGGCGCAGTGCCGGGCGCTGGTCGAGCGCGCCGTCGCGGAGCACGGGCGCATCGACACGCTGGTGAACAACGCGGGGATCGGGATGTGGGCGCGCTTCGATGAGATGAAGGCGCTGGAGCCGTTCGAGCGGATCATGCGCGTGAACTACCTGGGGAGCGTGTATCCGACGTTCTATGCGCTGCCGCACCTGAAGCGGACGCGCGGCCGCATCGTGGCCGTCAACAGCCTGACCGGGCTCACCGGCGTGCCCACGCGCAGCGGCTACGCGGCCAGCAAGCACGCGGTGACGGGGTTCTTCGGCTCCATCCGCATCGAGCTGGAAGACAGCGGGGTGACGGTGACGCAGGTGTTCCCCGGCTTCGTAGCCACGGAGATCCGCGAGCGAGCCTTCGGCCCCGACGGCCGGCCGCTGGGAGAGGGGAACAGCCCGGTGCGCGAGAAGGAGGTGATGAGCGCGGAGGAGTGCGCGCGCCAGATCATCGACGCCGCGGCCAGGCGCAAGCGCGACGTGATCATGACGCTGCGCGGGAAGATCGGCGCCAAGCTCAAGCTCATCTCCCCCACCCTGGTCGATCGCATCGCCAAGAAGGCCATCGCGCAGGGGAAGTAA
- a CDS encoding DUF3011 domain-containing protein, with protein MLRTAAIMVAAAAALGLAPRTAQAQLTTVTCESYEGQRQVCGADTRNGVRLVDQLSDRACVGGRTWGYTRNAIWVSGGCRARFQVGSSTRYSRGTNYNDNYDNNYGNAVPNGARLCQQAAAERLGVRRGRVQATQVNASRNNARYRWVGAGHQGTCRFDRNGNVTVSMSR; from the coding sequence ATGCTCAGGACGGCAGCAATCATGGTCGCGGCGGCGGCGGCGCTGGGGCTCGCGCCCAGGACCGCGCAGGCGCAGCTGACCACCGTCACCTGCGAGTCGTACGAGGGGCAGCGGCAGGTCTGCGGCGCGGACACGCGCAACGGCGTGCGGCTGGTGGACCAGCTGAGCGACCGCGCCTGCGTGGGCGGGCGGACGTGGGGCTACACGCGCAACGCCATCTGGGTGAGCGGCGGGTGCCGCGCGCGCTTCCAGGTGGGCTCGAGCACGCGCTACAGCCGCGGCACGAACTACAACGACAACTACGACAACAACTACGGCAATGCGGTGCCGAACGGCGCGCGCCTCTGCCAGCAGGCGGCGGCCGAGCGGCTGGGTGTGCGGCGGGGCCGCGTGCAGGCCACGCAGGTGAACGCGAGCCGCAACAACGCGCGCTACCGCTGGGTGGGCGCCGGCCACCAGGGCACCTGCCGGTTCGACCGCAACGGCAACGTGACGGTGAGCATGAGCCGCTGA
- a CDS encoding DUF3011 domain-containing protein, which yields MIKTGMAMLAVATMLGLADRPAQAQTTVTCQSRDGRREVCRVDTRGGVQLVDRLSDRPCVQGRSWGYSRSGIWVDDGCRARFRVGYGSGYGGRYDDDRRDDNRRWDDNRRNNDWGDSRTVRGGTRRCEEAVAWRLRVPRSRIDAWVANNGRGNRNDRIYRWQGAGRQGTCRIERDGDVAVRITR from the coding sequence ATGATCAAGACCGGTATGGCGATGCTGGCGGTGGCGACGATGCTGGGGCTGGCGGACCGGCCCGCGCAGGCGCAGACGACCGTCACCTGCCAGTCGAGAGACGGGCGGCGCGAGGTGTGCCGCGTGGACACCCGCGGCGGCGTGCAGCTGGTGGACCGGCTGAGCGACCGCCCGTGCGTGCAGGGGCGCAGCTGGGGCTACTCCCGCAGCGGGATCTGGGTGGACGACGGCTGCCGCGCGCGCTTCCGCGTGGGCTACGGCTCGGGCTACGGCGGCCGGTACGACGACGACCGCCGGGACGACAACCGCCGCTGGGACGACAACCGCCGCAACAACGACTGGGGCGACAGCCGCACGGTGCGCGGCGGCACGCGCCGCTGCGAGGAGGCGGTGGCGTGGCGGCTGCGCGTTCCCCGCTCGCGGATCGACGCGTGGGTGGCCAACAACGGCCGCGGCAACCGCAATGATCGCATCTACCGCTGGCAGGGCGCCGGCCGCCAGGGCACCTGCCGTATCGAGCGCGACGGTGACGTGGCGGTGCGCATCACCCGCTGA